The Triticum aestivum cultivar Chinese Spring chromosome 5A, IWGSC CS RefSeq v2.1, whole genome shotgun sequence genomic sequence GATACCGTCAACAGAGTAAGAACACCAGCTAGGGATACATAAGAATGCTCTAGAATCTCAAAAATAGCATTCCACGTTGCATTGAAGAAACTATTCACACGGCCATCCCAAGAGTCTTCATGCAAGATACGAAATGAGTCACACTGAAGAAAAAAACATCATACTTACATCAGGCCACAAAAGATAGAAATTAAGAAACATAAGAACTATTATAACAAGTAAACTAAATAATTGTGTCCCTCGCGTCTGTGGTTTTTTATGGGCCATGCATATTCATCATCTGGAGGAGCATAATTTTGATGGAGCATAATTTACTTGTACATAGAGCTACAGACAATTATCATAAAATGTACAAAACCCTACGGGACAATACAGTTTCATTAAGTCTGAGAACATGTTAAGGTACCCAAGGAGTTAGGGTTAAAAATTAGAATGATCTAATCATATCAGTAAAACCCTGATTTTATTAAATCTTACAAAATTAACACTGGAAATAGATAGCCGTACAATGCGTAACAGCATCGGCGTTGTTGGAAGTCCTAAAATATTTCAGGTCATGTTCAATGTCAATGCTAAGTAAGACAGCATAATCGTTGATGAACTCGTATACCAACAAGGAAGCTTGCAATGTTATGCCAGTTATTACATCGATGGACAATCATTTTGATGCAGTTCCTAATTTAACATTTGTGGACAAGAAAACCAGTAATCGCTTTTGAAGCTTTAAGGCCTCATCTCGACCAAATAATGGAACGATAATTTCCAACTATACAGTTAAGAACTACAGTATAATCTAGTTTCTCACCTGTGGAAACATTGAGAAGACCAACACGAAATACACAAAACCACCAATGACATCAAATTGCCAATTTTTCCTTCGGAATTTTAAAATATTACCAAGTGCAATCTAGATGGACAAACAAAAGAAGCAGTCAGTTGGCAACAAGGCTGGTTATTCCAAGAACAACCCTGTTACATAATGAATCAAAGAAAGATAAACAAATGTAAGAGTCAACCTTACCTTGCTAGAATCTTCATAAGAAGGATATACAGCCTTCGTTTCATACTTGTTCCCATAGCATTCCTTGAAGTTCTCGAAGACATGTGTTGGATGCAAAAAGGCTCCACCACAACCATTTACAAGCAAGTGTTGCACATGTACTGGTTCTTTGGACTCAGTGCAAGAATGACGCATATAATGGTGCAGGTCGCCAGCCATCCGCAATTTACACCTTCCCTTGAGGTACTCACGTATTAAATATGTTACGTTTTTTCCAGTTTTATCACCCCAGTACCAGTCGAGAAGCCAATTTGGCTCATGAGTTATAAGAATTACAGAATCATGTTCTCCAACCTGCATAAATTCGACTAATACTAGTCACCACGAAAATGAACATGCGGCAATCTTAATGCACAATAACAAATATCTGCATTGCTTTCTGCTTAAGATAACAAGATCTACTAGCAGTGATCCCAATTTTCATCTACTGGTTTATTACTACTGAATCATCAAATTAACAAAAGATAACCATATCACCAACAGAAAAAAAACAATGTCCTGATAGAGTGCAGATGAAAGGATGTATTACCTTCTGTTGACATAATTCTGCAAAAAACTTGAactggtacacatcaatgtcgcCATGTAGAGCTTGGTCAAGACCAAAAACCCACCACCCATTGGGAAGCTTTAATGCAAAATAACTCCTCTTCTGGGGTAAAAACCACCCACCAAGCCAGCTCTTATGACAGACATACCTCATGAATGTGTTCAGTCCATCAAACCAATCTGCTCGAAAACAATGCAGCTTTTGTCACTCTTATTGGCATTCGTCCATTCACAATGATGTATCAGAAATATGCAGTGTAACTTCTCCCATGCCAAGACATCATTATTAGCAAATAAAAAATGTAACACTGATGGGAAGGAAGAAGACAGGTACATGAATGTCATAAAACATGAAGTACAGTGCAGTTCACAGGTAGGTAATATTTACCATGGTTTCCAGGAATCATAAAACATTGTGGTCCCTTATACTGCCTGAGCTCAGAAACTCCAAGAGGAAGTTCAGGTTTTTCCAATGCTATATGATCAGGCGTGTACCAAGCAGGAGGCTGGAGAGCATACTCAAAAGGGCAGAAAAAACGCCGCTCATATGTAAATGAGCATGGATTCGGATATCTGCAGAAGAAAGGAACAAATCAGCATTTTTTTTAAGAGCTTATTCCAAGATCAACATGGAAAAATGAAAATCCAATATAACAGGCTGGCAAAAATAATTAATAGATGGCATCATCCATGTATGGAATGCAACTTGTGATAAATATGACAAGCAAAACATTTATACTAGTCATAAATCAGCAAACATGAACTGAAAACTTCTAATAATGTAAAAGATCAAAGTATGCAGCATACGCGAGGTCTCCACCAATAAGTAGTAGTTCTCCACGGGGAAATATAAGCCTGGAATCATCAGACTTTACGACTAAAGAAGGTTGAGCAAGTAAGCGTGCTATAGCATATGTAGAGTTGCCACCATCGCCGGTATCTGCAATGAAGTCAAACCAAAGTTCGTCTTTCCCATCAAGATGATCGTATAAAAGGTCGCTGCTCTTAGATTCATCTGGAGTTTTGTTCATAGCAGCCTGGTTGGGTTAGAAAAAAATTGTCAATTGTTTTAACAGAACAATAGGATCAACTAGGAACTGTAATAATAACTATGTGAATTTAGTGAAGAAGAACAAAATTCTAGGAAGGAGGATATTCTTTTTTTTAGCTTATTAGGAAGGAGGGTATGACAAGATAAAACTGGATGAAACAAAAAAGCTAAACCAAAATGAGGACTGAAGCTAGAAATCACAGGTCATGTACCTGCATCATACGCATGTCAAATCTACCAACAAAGAGTGTCACAGATATCATGAGGTCGAAAACGGTTTTGAATAAATCTGTTGAGGTCCTGCAGAACATACCAAAAAATAGTCAGCCGTTTTTACAACATAAGTGGATAATAAGAGCTTATGGATAGACCACCAACATACCCAGAGTACCAAGGAACCATGTCCTCAAAATCCGGTTTCAACAGTTTCTTCAGATTCTCATACTCCGAAATTGTTAAAGGATGAGTTAGAGCCCATCTATACAACAAGTCAAGGAAACAAGGTGAATAAATTAGTCCAACACTGAACGAACAAACTAGTAATGTGATGTTTATTCAGCAATTATATTGAGCAcctttttatggcctattttcaTATCTGCTAGATAATATCAGCATGCAAACACGTGAAAAAAGACAAATAAAGTGGTCATCATCATGTGCAACTCCTAAGTACCCAGTAAGTAATGACCTGAGGATATTTTATCCCCTCACATCATGTTATCTTCACTAAAGTATATTCATATAGGTAATAAGCTGAATGCAACCCCTTCAGATTTTTCCACGATAACCATGGCATTTTGTTGAGAGGGTGTGAAGGTTGAAATTCATATATGTATAGTTCTGCTTAGATGAAACCATGACAAATACATTGCATTTTCCTTGTCATCATCATAAGTAACTCTGATAAGATGACAGAATACAAACTTATCTGTTGAGTTGTTTATAATACAGTACATGATTAAAAATCTAACTACCAGATGGATGTGCTCAGACATTCGACATACCCAGTTGACCGCTCCACGACATAATTGGCCATGTAAAGACCAATGAATGTGGCCCACAAAGAGTAGACAGGTGAAATGATGTTGGAGTGTTCGGATCCATTGGAAGCTAACTGGAGCAAACATATACAAGTTAAAAACAAAACAGTAAATAAATAGAAGAGATATCCCAGCATAAACAGAAGGTGAAGTATACTGACTTCTCCATAAATGGCCCATTTCGAGAGAAGTGGGTAATCACTGGCAGAGCCAACCGGGGCAAACCAGGATGAGCAAATCTGGTCTTTAAACTTATGCATACGCAATAGCTTTGAAATCAGTGTGTTGTCCTCATTTTGCTTTCTCCAGAGTGAAAATGCAACCCAGCTAGCAGTTCTACGATCAATAGATTTATCCCTTGAAAGAGTCCTGTTACCACAGTGGCTGTAGAACACGCAG encodes the following:
- the LOC123104851 gene encoding uncharacterized protein, with translation MGREKLHKQPSGRLIESLKMERVRTILTHRYPYPHEHSRHFMIAVIVGWLFLLSSDNLQTLIMKLDKNFKWWSMYACLIGFFYFFSSPFIRKTIKPNYSNFSRWYVAWIFLAALYHLPSFQSMGLDLRMNLSLFLTIYISSLVFLIVFHVIFLGLWYLGLVSRMAEKKPEMLTIIQNCAVISIACCVFYSHCGNRTLSRDKSIDRRTASWVAFSLWRKQNEDNTLISKLLRMHKFKDQICSSWFAPVGSASDYPLLSKWAIYGELASNGSEHSNIISPVYSLWATFIGLYMANYVVERSTGWALTHPLTISEYENLKKLLKPDFEDMVPWYSGTSTDLFKTVFDLMISVTLFVGRFDMRMMQAAMNKTPDESKSSDLLYDHLDGKDELWFDFIADTGDGGNSTYAIARLLAQPSLVVKSDDSRLIFPRGELLLIGGDLAYPNPCSFTYERRFFCPFEYALQPPAWYTPDHIALEKPELPLGVSELRQYKGPQCFMIPGNHDWFDGLNTFMRYVCHKSWLGGWFLPQKRSYFALKLPNGWWVFGLDQALHGDIDVYQFKFFAELCQQKVGEHDSVILITHEPNWLLDWYWGDKTGKNVTYLIREYLKGRCKLRMAGDLHHYMRHSCTESKEPVHVQHLLVNGCGGAFLHPTHVFENFKECYGNKYETKAVYPSYEDSSKIALGNILKFRRKNWQFDVIGGFVYFVLVFSMFPQCDSFRILHEDSWDGRVNSFFNATWNAIFEILEHSYVSLAGVLTLLTVSFFFVPTKLSRRRRALLGFLHAAAHITSAVLLMLLMELGIEICIRNHLLATSGYHTLYEWYRQAESEHFPDPTGLRARLEQWTFGLYPACIKYLMSAFDIPEVMAVTRSTICRKGIESLPRGGAIIYYVSVFLYFWVLSTPVVSMVFGSYLYVCINWFHIHFDEAFSSLRIANYKAFTRFHIKKNGDLEVFTLAVDKVPKEWMLDPDWDMEPKEPLQMSHTRRFPSKWRAASGWSDPTSVVRVVDQFVIPRTLVDPLLPDSAP